Proteins found in one Diorhabda sublineata isolate icDioSubl1.1 chromosome 9, icDioSubl1.1, whole genome shotgun sequence genomic segment:
- the LOC130448594 gene encoding signal peptide, CUB and EGF-like domain-containing protein 3, which translates to MNKCVLFIILNFMIIRNVLSENHGLYEEYSINSYTRCRVDSDCMKMSDNSFCFDNDADKVGFCKCREGYDMVSRNKTFFACLGPAGFGETCEKNMQCQLILTENSECYESTCRCKDGSHLYKDGRCYVSVLLDDYCSSDGNCWMMDNKFGNCVYGKCICPFDKQVPNTEKNDCIEGRNLGESCDNDNQCILVENTQCRVTCRCATGFVLSRDETRCLRAATRFFDYCEENEQCSAYLQGSTCISNNCTCSEGFHNWNTQCVRSAGLGGYCSGIEECIPDPKFSNVINCIDGNCQCLPGSFDEQLGCNRAVSQQAGYIFIFILITSVFTQLIIPTYL; encoded by the exons ATGAATAAGTGCGTATTGTTTATAATCCTCAATTTTATGATCATAAGAAACGTGCTCTCTGAAAACCATGGTTTATATGAAGAATATTCGATAA ATAGTTACACAAGATGTAGAGTGGACAGTGATTGTATGAAAATGAGTgataattcattttgttttgataacGATGCGGATAAAGTGGGTTTTTGCAAATGTAGAGAAGGATATGATATGGTTAgcagaaataaaacatttttcgcTTGTCTAGGCC CTGCTGGATTTGGAGAAACTTGTGAGAAAAACATGCAATGCCAACTTATATTAACGGAAAATTCGGAATGCTATGAATCAACTTGTAGATGTAAAGATGGATCCCATTTATACAAAGACGGCAGATGCTATGTATCAGTAC ttttggatGATTATTGCAGTAGTGACGGTAACTGCTGGATGATGGATAACAAATTTGGTAATTGCGTTTATGGAAAATGCATTTGTCCATTTGATAAACAAGTACCCAATACTGAGAAAAATGACTGCATAGAAGGTAGAAACCTTGGGGAGTCCTGTGATAATGATAATCAAtgtattttagttgaaaatacgCAATGTAGAGTAACATGCAGATGTGCGACAGGATTTGTATTATCACGTGATGAAACAAGATGCTTGCGAG CTGCAacaagattttttgattattgcGAAGAAAATGAGCAATGTAGTGCTTACCTGCAAGGTAGTACGTGTATCTCTAATAACTGTACATGTTCCGAAGGTTTTCATAATTGGAATACCCAATGTGTTCGATCTGCTGGACTAGGTGGTTACTGTTCTGGTATTGAAGAGTGTATTCCTGATCCAAAATTCTCAAATGTAATAAATTGTATCGACGGAAACTGTCAATGTTTACCTGGCTCTTTTGATGAACAATTGGGCTGTAATAGAGCGGTATCCCAGCAGGCTgggtatatttttatatttattttaa ttaCTTCTGTTTTCACTCAATTGATAATACCTACCTACCTATGA